One Dictyoglomus thermophilum H-6-12 DNA window includes the following coding sequences:
- a CDS encoding ATP-dependent DNA ligase, whose amino-acid sequence MLFGELAQYFERIEKTTKRNEMMEILADLFRKVDKEEIDKIIYLLNGRVAPDYEKIEFGMSDKLVLRAMALALKIPLLELERSYKEVGDLGELVVKYSKNEGKDLTVVETFNTLYDIANLSGEGSVDAKVNRLAFLINSLTPQGGKYLVRIVLGKLRLGVGEPTIMDALSFAKVKDKGLRPFIERAFNITSDLGYVAKVFWEGGVEALKRIKVQVGRPIRMALAERVSRAEEIIKRLGKCAVEPKFDGFRCQIHKKENSVRIFSRNLEDNTYMFPDLVEAVLKQFPDRDVIIEGEAISYNPETGEFYPFQVTVQRKRKYNISEMVELYPLQLFAFDILYLDGEDTTSLPYIRRRQKLEEALVEGEKISITKNIITNDPKEIQSFFEECITEGLEGIVAKRLDAPYQAGMRNFNWIKLKRSYQGHLADTVDCVILGYFKGRGHRAKFGIGALLVGVYDDERDLFKTIAKIGTGPTEEEWVKFREILDEIKVEKRPNNVESFIEPDVWVEPKYVVVVQADEITRSPVHTCGRELDGLGYALRFPRVQGFVREDKGPYDATTVKEILEMFRNQKKEKVEEDSDLL is encoded by the coding sequence ATGCTTTTTGGAGAACTTGCTCAATATTTTGAAAGAATAGAGAAAACTACTAAAAGGAATGAGATGATGGAGATTCTTGCAGATCTTTTTAGAAAAGTTGACAAAGAAGAAATTGATAAAATTATCTACTTGTTAAACGGAAGAGTTGCTCCTGATTATGAAAAAATTGAGTTTGGAATGTCAGATAAGTTGGTTTTAAGAGCTATGGCCTTAGCATTGAAGATTCCTTTATTAGAGCTTGAAAGATCTTATAAGGAAGTAGGAGATTTAGGAGAATTGGTAGTTAAGTATTCCAAAAATGAAGGAAAAGACTTAACTGTTGTAGAGACTTTTAACACTTTATATGATATTGCAAACTTGTCAGGTGAAGGAAGTGTAGACGCTAAGGTAAATAGGCTTGCTTTTTTAATAAACTCTTTGACACCTCAAGGAGGAAAATATTTAGTAAGAATCGTTTTGGGTAAATTAAGACTTGGAGTTGGTGAGCCAACAATTATGGATGCTTTATCTTTTGCAAAAGTGAAAGATAAAGGTTTGAGGCCTTTCATTGAGAGGGCTTTTAATATTACTTCTGATTTGGGATACGTGGCTAAGGTCTTCTGGGAAGGCGGAGTTGAGGCACTAAAAAGGATAAAAGTTCAGGTAGGAAGACCAATAAGAATGGCTCTTGCAGAAAGAGTATCACGGGCAGAAGAGATTATAAAAAGGCTTGGGAAATGTGCTGTAGAGCCTAAATTTGATGGTTTTAGATGTCAGATTCATAAAAAGGAAAATAGTGTAAGAATTTTCTCGAGAAATTTAGAAGATAACACATATATGTTTCCAGATTTGGTTGAAGCTGTTTTAAAGCAATTTCCTGATAGGGATGTTATTATAGAAGGAGAGGCGATATCATATAATCCAGAGACGGGTGAATTTTATCCATTTCAAGTCACAGTGCAGAGAAAAAGAAAATATAACATATCTGAAATGGTGGAATTATATCCTTTACAGCTTTTTGCCTTTGATATCCTATATTTAGATGGAGAAGATACAACTTCTTTACCTTACATAAGAAGAAGACAAAAATTAGAAGAAGCTTTAGTAGAAGGCGAGAAGATTTCTATTACTAAAAATATAATTACTAATGATCCAAAAGAAATTCAATCTTTTTTTGAGGAGTGTATTACTGAAGGCTTGGAAGGAATAGTTGCAAAAAGATTAGATGCTCCATATCAGGCAGGAATGAGAAACTTTAACTGGATAAAATTAAAGAGATCTTATCAAGGACATCTGGCAGACACGGTAGATTGTGTTATCTTAGGATATTTTAAAGGAAGAGGGCATAGAGCTAAGTTTGGAATAGGTGCTCTTCTTGTAGGAGTATATGATGATGAGAGAGATCTTTTTAAAACTATAGCTAAAATAGGTACAGGGCCTACAGAAGAGGAATGGGTAAAATTTAGAGAAATACTTGATGAAATAAAGGTAGAAAAGAGGCCTAATAATGTAGAGTCTTTCATTGAACCTGATGTTTGGGTAGAGCCTAAATACGTGGTGGTAGTTCAGGCGGATGAAATAACAAGGAGTCCTGTACATACTTGTGGAAGGGAATTAGATGGACTTGGATATGCCTTGAGATTCCCTAGGGTTCAAGGATTTGTTAGAGAAGATAAAGGTCCATATGATGCTACTACTGTGAAAGAAATTTTAGAGATGTTTAGAAATCAAAAGAAAGAAAAAGTAGAAGAGGACTCAGATTTATTATAG